The genome window TGAGGATGCAGCAAGGAGACAAGCACGATAATACCCTGCTTCACACCTACCCCTGATTCTAACCACACAGGGACATACATGATTGACATTTCCGTGAGCACAGTGTCAGCCATACCCGCGACGTTGCAGTCCACGTGGCCACCTGGGGACAAGTTACAACTTAGTCGGGGAGACCCTGGTCATTTCCTTTGGGGATGAAGAGGTACTGTTCATGCCcatcattcattccttcaacacGTACTGATTACGCCCCCGTGTCTGTGGTCTGGGCCCTGGGATGCCCAGCGAGGCCGGGCTCACTGTTGGAGGAGTGTCTGCCCTTCAAGCACATTCTTTCCTCTGTCTTCAGGGAAGGCAAATCCTCTCCCTGCGAGAGTTATTTTAATTTACCTTTGAATTATGTTAAAGAGACACAGTGTGTTTAACACTAAGAGTCTGACACTGGATGAGCTAAGCGGGTCTTACCCCTGTGGGTTTGACCGCCTGCCACGTGGCTGATTTCCTCTGGCGCTGAAGTGACGATCTAGAAACACAGGGATCCTGGGCAGCGGGAGTGGAACAATGTGTCGGTCCACCTGGAGCTGTCCCCTGGAGGGAAAGTGGTCGGACTTGCGACCAGATGGCCTGAGCTCCAGCGTGGCTGCCCTGCTTCCTGACTTTGTCGCTTGGGGAAGTTCACACCTTCTGTGAGCCGCAGAGTTCCCGTCTATAACATGGGGGTGTGGCCCCGACCTTACTCAGGGCGCTGTGAGCACCATTCAGGACTGTATCTGTCTCCAAAGGGACCGAGGCATGTGCTCGACCATCACAGTAGTACTCTTGCAGTTTCCTTGAAAGGGACAAGACACACTGGAGCACACAAGAGGAGTGCCGTGTGCAATGGTGGTTGAGGACCAGGGCCACGAGGCCACACGGCCCTGGCCCTGCCACTTACAAAGAAAACAtcctgaaaaagaaacagaagtgagAGTTGTTTTCTGTCATCTTACTTTGTGCTTGCAACCAACCCTCATCACAGTCCCCTACCCAATCCCTGTTCTCAACTGCGGGCTCCCTGCAGGCTGTGGTCCGATGCCCCCGTGTTCCCTCAGTGCACAGCGCGGTAATGCTGCTGTCGGCCCCTCTCTTGGCAGATCCTTCAAGCCGGACTTCATCCTGGTCCGCCAGCACGCCTACAGCATGGCCCTGGGCGAAGACTACCGCAGCCTGGTCATCGGCCTCCAGTACGGTGGGCTGCCTGCCGTCAACTCCCTCTACTCCATCTACAACTTCTGCAGCAAGCCCTGGGTGGTAGGTGACAGGCCAGGCTGGCCCAGAGTGAGGGCAGGGGCAGTGGGAGGACTTCCCAGCTCTGAAATGGGCCCGTTCCTAAACAGGGAGACCTCAGAAATGAAGAGTCTTTTTTAAACAAGTTGGATCCCAGTCTCCTTCTTGTAATTATTGCCTAGCGAGTattatataacaacatattatgATACAGCGGTGTCTTGTAATAATATTAGTAGTAAGAGGCAGTACTGTACTGTTCTTACTAATGTTCCATCATACTGTGTTAATAGTAGGCACTGTTTGTTGAGCTCTTAGTATCAGAAAAGTGTGCTCTCTGGTACTCGGTCTATCATTATCATGTGAAGTGGGCTCATGACTCCGTTTTACAGGAAAAGAAACTCGGCTTCAGAGCTGTGGTGGAGCTCACCAAAGACGTGTAGCTGGTGAGGGCGAATCTGGAACTTGAAGCCCTCTTTCCAACCCCCAAAACTCCATTTCCCCCACTGTTTATTTATtggtttcattcattcactcgaTCTATTCAAGTCTccatttaaatcagtggtagtcaacctggtccctaccgcccactagtgggcgttccagctttcatggtgggcggtagaggagcaaccaaagtataaataaaaagatagatttaactatagtaaattgttttataaagatttattctgccaaacagcgaaaatccgacatacagtacttggtaagtaattattattatatgctttaacttgctgtaactctgctttataaattttataaagtaaagttacttccctactttacaaatcaccattactgtggaactggtgggcagttagaaaattttactactaacagagatacaaaagtgggcggtaggtataaaaaggttgactacccctgatttaaatgTTACCTGTAAGAGAGGCTTTTCCTAAGACACCACTCCTCCACGCCCCAAATACTCTTACATCCCTGTCACACACTGCGTGTTTAATCCGTACAGCAGTCCTGTGAGGTTGGGTCTCTTGCCTCGGTTTACAAAGGAGCAAACTGAAGCTCAGGCACCCTAAGTGACTTTCCTGGGTTACAGATAGGAAGTGGTGGAGCAAGAATTTGAACCTAGAGTCTATGCCGTAAACTACTACACATGTGCCTCTCCAGAGAGAAGGGCATGGCAGGCAGGGGACGTGGCATGCATGTCGGCAGGCTGTGCTTGTGTGAAATGCTGAGGGTGTAGGAAAGGCTCATTAAAAGCCATTAAGCTGAATGAACTCAGCGGGCCTGGCAGGACTGCAGGGTTGATGCATCCAGATGATGGAGAGGATGGCTGGCCAGCCGAGGATTCCGGCCTTTCCTCCATAGGCAGAGACCAGCtcagaacaggcacatagatgccccaggcctgggggtggggggcgggtggCGGGTGGGAGGTTCCACTAGACTAGGTAGTCAGTGCTCACCAATGTTCTCTCTACCCTTCTGACCTAGTTTTCTCAGCTCATTAAGATCTTCCATTCCCTGGGCCCTGAGAAGTTCCCGCTTGTGGAGCAAACGTTTTTCCCCAACCATAAGCCAATGGTGAGTACCCCTTTTTCACTCTGCTTATGTGTGTGATCTGGAACAAACACAGATGTCCATGCCCTCAGTCCACTTGAGTGGAGGAGGTGGACGCAGGGGCTGCTCTCTGACCACCGGGGCTCCGAGGAAGAGCTGTGACTTCTCGTGGGAGTGCCTGGATTTCCTAAGGAAAGTGTCATTGCTCCAGGTGACATTTTTGACAGTAAGACAAATTACTAAGGTAGACAGAATTCCTTGGGACATCGCGAATGTTCGGCAAACAAGGGGACAACTTGAACTAGCATGCCggagccaaaggttgctgataCGAGTAAAAGATGTGTGAAAGGTAGGATGTCACTGCATTTGAGCTTGTGCTGGACTTGGTTTCCACCCTTATTTTAATAAACGCAGTAAGATTTGATTTGCATTGATTGTCGAAGGGTAGTTCCCTGCTGTGTCCTCTTTAAATTCCAACTTTTGAATATATCTGTGGTTGTCTCTGGGAAGTGGTTGGAGCTTAACTTGGAGTATGTGGCTAACTGCCATTAGGCATgtagctgggtggcagaggttaCCGTCTTTTTGAATGGGGTGGAGTACTACTGTCCAGCCTACAACTAGAAGTTGGGTGGAAGAGTCCTGGGCAGCTGGAAACAGCCCGTGACATGCCTGCTAACATGGTTGGTGGTCTTCTAAAACTGGTCAAAGGAATACAGGGCTGCAGCCCTGCACTTGTCTTGAGAAGAACAGGAGTCTCAGGGAACAGGATGGCTAATAGAGTATCTGGTCGTACCAGCTGGGGATGGTGGCCTGTCTGTAGAATTCCAAGCTCAGGCTGCTGAGCTGGACGGTCCTGTTTGGAGACACTGATGGGTAGGACTGCAGACCCAAGGTGGGAGCAGTCTAACCAGAAGGAGATTTTCTGTTGATCATCTTTCACTTATATAATATATGATGCAGTGAGAGTCACAAAATCCCGGATGTGCTGGGGGGAATGAGAAGGGCATGTGGAGCCCGGCATAGAAAGCAGCGCTTGAGCACAGGGGAGAAGATCGAGTTTATCATCAAACCACCTGAGCTTGCTTGAATCCTGGTTCTGCCTACCTACTAGATCTTGGGCAATGAATTAACCTCTATGACCCTCAGCTTCTGACACTAAAAACCATGGATGGTAGTGGAACAACCTCATTGGGCTGTTGAGATGTAATGAAATCATGTGTACAGAGCCCGTGCCTGGCGTGTGATGGGTGCTCACAGTAGACTAGCTTTACAGTAAAGGGCAAAGCTACACCCTGGAACCTTGCCAACAATGGGATGAAAGTTGGGTGAAGGCTCTAGAGCCAACCTAGCCCATTGAGGGTGACAGGCCAGCTCTAAGCACTGGGAGGGCTTTGCCATCTGTAGTGAGGCCTCAAGAGTGCCTAGCATTCCCCACGGGGCTGACCCACACTCAGAATTTCAGGCAGGCATTTGGCATTGAGGACCGCTCTTTgcagccttcccctccccacGTCCGCTCGGTTGAGATTCTTAGGAAGGAAGCAGGGAAGGCCAAGTCAGGGCTGCAGTCTGGGAGTACCTGCACCACAAATAGGTAAAGATCCAGATCCCAAAGAATGATGGAGAACTCTGGCCACAGAATCAGGGAGCAAGGTCAAGGCTGGATGAGCAGCCAAGAGGAAATCTAAAATGCCTGTCCTGAAATTCTCCTGCCTGGGAAAGGACAGGGGTGGGTGGGTCCCAGCTGTGGAAGGGAGTGGAGGGCGGGGAGTGTGCCGCGGCCTGGCACCAGGGCAGGCAGTGCTGACCAGCTTCCAAGGCCCTCTGCCACCTATAAACCCCCTGCCAATGGCGGTCAGGACACAAGGAGGCGAGAGACTGCAGGTGTGtgatagaaataaaaccactttaCTGTTTAGAATCAAGGACACACTATAAAAAGTGATCATTATGCAACATTACAAGACAATATACATTCACggaatataaaattcataaataacaTGGAGGAAAACTGTAAACAGCACTACAGAATTTAGCAACAAATACATTCCTTCTAGACAGGATTTCCTCTGGCTGGTGTCTCTCCATCACTTCTGGGTCTCTGGACAGCAGACTGGCTAGGGGGGGAGGCGGGGGTGTGGGAGAATCCACCAAGCCCCTCCCCTCAGAGCATGAGCTGGTCTCTAAGCTCTTCCcctcctcagccccacccccaacaAAAGCCATTTAGGAGGCTGTTGAAATTCTACCTCTCCTATCTGTCCCCgttctgtttttgcttttgccATCAGACCTCCAAAGtgcttttcttttgtaaaacGATGTTAGTGTTATTTTTACTTTAGGCAGCTGGAAGCTGCCATTTTAGCGTAATCCATATTGGCCATTGTCAAGCACAAGAtggtgggctggggcaggggaaggtaTTGCCTCTCTCGGTGCCTCTGAGACAGAGCTGTTCCtataaatgatttattttctgcCTTGTTCAAAAACCATGGTATAAAAAATGGTGCTCCTAGGCTGTGTAGCTTGACCATTATTTGGGTCTGAGGCGGGGTGAGGTTGAAGCACAGGAGTCTGCCAGGATTCTCTACCCTGCCAGATGGAGCACTGGCCCAAGAGGCAGAGCCTGGGTGCGGGGCTTcctggagagggaggcagaagagatgGCCAGGGGATGCCAGGAGATCGTGGAATTATAGCTCTCAAGGCCCCGGGAATTTTAGGAGAAATGATGGCCTCCCAGTTGGATGGGGAAAGGAATGGAAGTGACCAGCAGGCTGCCCGGGGCCAGCCGATTCAGAGCAAGGATGCAGGTGCACTTGCTACGTttcccctcctgcctgccccaggAAGCACAGGGCGCTGCCAGAGAGGAGGCCGGCGGAGCCACAAGTGCtggctcctgctcctctcccccgtTCGCCAGTCCAGCCGCCTGCCCGACAGAAGTCTTCACCCTCCCTCCCACTGTAGAATTTGATTCAGGAAAATGCGGCATGtgggtttcattttctttttcttctcttaaacACAATGAACACATATTACTGCCTATACATGACACAAgatttagcaaaataaaacattcacaatATGATTGAAATACAGAAGTGCCTCCACTACATaaatgactttaaattatacagtAAGTGAACAGGAGAAATTACAAAGCTATAGCTTATGGAAAGCTCAACAACCGCCCTCTGACAACGCTGCTCTGCAAAGGACCCTGCGCGGCCCAGGGCCTGCTGTTCTCCCCGCCAGGGCCTGCTGTTCTCCCCGCCAGGGCCTGCTGTTCTCCCCGCCAGGGCCTGCTGTTCTCCCCGCCAGGGCCTGGCCGATGGGGCCTGTAGGTCCACCAACTTGTCTGCGGGAAAACTGTCAGGTGACTCATTCTCAGGCCTCACCCCAAGTCCCTGCTGTGTGAGTGGAGGTGACCCCTCCACCCAGGGACCAAGAATGGTCAGATGCCTCATGGAGGAGAGGCTGATGTTCAACTGGGAGAGGGCACTTGTGCAGGTTGGATTAGGGGTTCCACTTGATAAGACTTGGAGTTTcaactatcttttaaaaaaaaaacaccaagtcTGGGGCTTACCTCTTAAAAGCCACTGACCTCCTGACCTCAGTTCCTCTGCTCACACTGCCCCATTGGGACGGCAAAGCCTCCCGCTTCCCGCGTGCCAAATGTCATGCCACAAGGTGAAAGGTACAAGGTAATGAAACCAACCCCAAGGAAGCTGGGTGCCTGTACTGTCTTCCCGCTCCAGGGCTCTGCCAAACACCCTGCCTgggcatttgtgtgtgtgcaagacATGACAATGTGgtgtctgctttctttcttttttttttttttccttctcctgttTCAATTGGCAGCTCTGTTTCCTAAAGCGGAATGAACTGAAGATACAAATACTAATAGAGGATAAATACTCATAATCTGAAAAGAGAGAGTGATCACGTTAAATGCCACCATCCCACCATCCCCAGCTCCATAAGATACACATTATTGCCTGCTCTCGGCATCTTGTTTTCAGCACTAGGACTTGAAATCATTGTATTTAATTGGAGAatttatattatagttttatttaaaaaaaaaccaaaacacaacaaAGAAACCCTACAGCGATTGCAGAGTCAGGCTTCCCCAgtgaccaccaacttaaacctaTGAGGTGAGGCCCTCAGGAAGTGGCATTCACCCACCAGCGAgctggagaaagagaagcaagctGTCCCCAAACCCGGGACAGGTGGCCAACTGGCCTTGGCATGACACATGACACTGCAGCTTCCCCTCCTGTGGCCAGGCCCCTGACCCACACTAACTCTCGCCTCCCGTCTGAGCCCACCGAGTAAGGCAGTTAAATGAAGGCCCCAAACATGAAGCAGGAGAAAAAGGACAGGGACAGAGGTCAGGGGGACCCCAGTTAGAGGAATACTGAGGGTGTTCAGAAtctcaaattttaattaaaaaaaaaaaaaaaaggtcaacttGGAATGTCATGATTTTCttcaaacaagcaacaacaacaaaatagaagaGCTTATACTATTGGTGTATTTAACAGCATTGAATAGAATTCTGtgtcctgttaaaaaaaaatcagactattTCCCCTTGTGGGTATATGCAAATGTGTGTACAAACATGCCCCCCTACGTGAGCGAAATGCTACTTTGGAAATAGCATTCTCTACCCAAGTCTACTTGGCTATATCTGTGGATAGTGGatagtgtgtgtatttctctgaTTTACATAAGGGCAACCTCCTGGCCAAGTCTACCAAAGAGTTGTCCCGGGAGAAATCTTGGGGGAGGCGGGACGAGGAGAGACATCCTTCCCAGTCTTTCACCTGAGTTTTAGCAGGGCAGGCAAACTGCCTCCTGACCTCAGGCAGATGTTTAAATCTTCTCCCAATAAGAAAACTCTGATTCTGGCTTGGCTGCTTGCTCTGGACCCAGAAACATCTGGTCAACCTGAGCCTCGGCGGGCTAGGGGACTCGTGTGGGCGCTGCCTCATCTCAAACCCTCTCTTACggtttcctccttccccctcccactctTCCGTGAGAGTGACACAGACAGACATAGCCTGGTTGGGACAGGCAGTGTAGCATTGCCTTGGTGCTCGGGATCTGCATACCTGGAGTCTACCTGTCTGCTACCCTTGACAGATCCTGAAACAGCTGGCCGTTCAGCGGCGTCCATGTCTGTGTCGCTTGTGTGCTGGGGTTGGGGAGAAGGGCAAAGGGGAGGGGTCTGGGAGATGATgagctggggaaggagagagggggctggGTATTAAAATGCCCAAAGAGGGTagttttttgatttttgttttcctaaaaaAATAGAGATTATGTATGTTATCGTGAAGAGGAATGAACATTCCTCATTCTCTCTGGCATGGCACCAAAAATTCCCATGGTGAGAGGGGGGACTAGGTGATATCAAAACCAAAAATCAGGGGTAGGGTGGGGCCAGGAGGATGTTTCCAAATAAACTCTACGTGACGGCACAGACTTTTTCTTTCAGTGTTCCAAGTGCTAAATTTGCGAGAAAACAGGCACTAATTTCATTGTCATCATTTGGGAAGAGTTAGTGTCCAAGGGAAGCTGAGCggaaagggagggaggtgagATGGGGCAGGGTCTGGCGCTCAGGGGTCGGTGGCATTGATGATGCTTTTGTCTGGGGGCGCCCATCCTCGGTACCAGCTGCAGTAGCCCCCCTTCTGCCGGATGCAGGCGTAGTGTTTGGACTGGTAGCCGGGGTAGCCAAAATTCGAGAGCATGTCGGTCCAGAGACACTCATTCTTGGAGCTCACGAAGCAAGGCAGGTAGTAGCAGGACTTGATCTGCAATCAGACAACAGCCCCCGTTTGGTAGACTCTGCTCTGGTGGACCAGGCCTGCTGCTTGCCTGAGTCTGGATGCAGAACCTGGGACCACTGCAGGGGGAGCCCAGCCTCCTCAGTCCCTCAGGGAACACGGTATCAATAATATGCGCTAATGCTTAGCACCTGCTGCACACCAGACTTGCTGCCAAGTGCGGCTATGTTCGTCTCTTTAGAACAGACATATCTcccttttacagataaggaaatagaggctcagagaggttaagtaactgaaCGGCACAGCCAGGTCACATACCCAGAAAGCGGTAGAATTAGACATATAGGAGAGCATTTCCCACTCAAATGTTAACAGACAAGGATGAAAGATCTCGGCGGTTGTAGGGAATTGAGGAATTAGATAAAAGCATATTCTTTAGCGTCCAGCTGCCCTAGGCTGGAAATCAGAATTTATGAGCTGCGTGACTTAGGGCCAGTTACTTAAGGTCTCTGAGCCTctctttcctcatctgcagaatggggataatagtaataaaaactgCACAGAGTTGTGAGAATGCAGTGTGACAACAGCCCAACCCCCTCCCACAGCAGCAGGGCCTTTTTCCTGTCCCTGGGCTTTGGTCAGGGAGCGAGGCCTTGCTGAAGAGTCCCCTTCTACAGTGTGTGGCATCAGCAGGCCTGAGCCAGCTCTACCCTCTGGGGTGTGGGCCACCAGTGCATCAGCTGCTCCAGTGAGCCCACTTGGGACTACTTGGCAGAACCCACCACCATAAGGACACTGTTCCTGCCACCAACTTGAGCCATGGGAGGGACCAGGGACACCGAAGGGCCCTTATGTCCCCTCAGCTGCCAAGTGGGCGGCATGGAGGCAGCAGATTCCAGCAGAAAGGCATTCTTCTCTTGCCTTCTTGGCTGCTCGGCCACGGGACAGCATTCCTCACCACCCCTGCTCAGACGTGCCCCGCTGCCCTGGCCCCACACTCACTCCCTTCCCAGCCCAAGGGCCCAGTGCCCAGGACAGCAGGAGCTGGTATTTCTGGGGCTGTGAGCCAGCACCCCTCTCCCGCCCCATGTGCCCATCCCCGGGCTTACCTTGCAGTTACAGCCCAGGTGATACCGATAGTTCAGCCCCTTGCGCTGGGAGATGGTGAGCTGGTCCCACCGCTCCACGAAGTTGCACAGTCCTATGTACACCTTCCCGTCATAGATACGGCCTAGAGGAGGGAAGACAACAAAGAGAGAGTGGTTTTCCGAGCCAGCCGAGGGAAAGAATTCACACCTGAGTGTCCTCCTTAGGCCACGTACTGTGCTGAGTGCATTTCAGTCCTGAGATTTTATTTCATCCTTTAGTTTTAGGTGAACTGTATTCCCATTTGCCAGATGGGGAAAATGAACTCAGGAAGCTTAAGGGATTTGCAGAAGGTCTCCGACCATAAAGCAGTGCAGCTGAGACTTCTAGAGACCAGCTCTTCACATCCCACATCGTTTCCTGTCCTACGCTGACCACTTAAAAGGGCGTGACTTTCAGAGACAGACCGAGCAGGCTGATGGGGAGGTGGAGAGGAACAGGCATTGGCGACCCCTTTTAATTTAGAGTAGCACTGAGAACCTGCAAAATGAGGTTTCCTCTCTGGGGTGCATGGTGGAGGTGAGACTAAAACCAGCCTCAGCATAGGAGCCTCAAGCTCCCAACGCTGGCTAAGCGAGAGGGACTCAACACTAGCCACTCCTTACGATTCACTGGGCACGTGTGGCAAAGGCCCTCGGGACACTACTGGGCAaccactccctccccacccttccgAAGGGAAGGAACAGTGACCCTCGGCCAAACCCTGGCCTGGATGCTGCAGTTGGCCGTTACCTGTCAGCAGGTACTGGTACTTGTTGACCTCCAGCTTGACGCCACAGAGACTTTCGGAGGCTTCCGTGTGGATGTACTGCACGTGGGGCATCTTGCTGAAGCCTCGGTACATCTGTGGGCAGAGGGAATGCCATGAGAGGAAGGCCAGGGCTCAGAAAGCATGCTGTCATTGGTCAGTGGGAATCTGATTCCCCTAAGTGGCCATCGTGTGGCCGGTcaccaacctcccccccccctcccccggggtCCTTCACTCCAGATGAGGCCACTTAATCCCTTCTTGTCTGAGTCATCAGTGTGTCCACCCAGAGAAACCTTCCCATCAGCCAGTCACACTTCCCTTTCCAACACCCCCACACGACTCCCCCAGAGACACACTCTTCTCAAATCCCAACACCTTTCCAGAAACCCAAAGATAACTTTGCTGTGAAAGGGTCCTGCCTGGCTCCCCAACCTCAGGACCGAAACTCCGAGAAGGCGACTAGCCGGCATTCTCATGACACCTCTGTGACATCTTCCAGTGTACCAAAGCATTCTCCTTTACGTTCCCCGCACTGGATCCTCTGAGGAGCCCTAGGAGGCAGGCATTactgtgcccattttacagacgaggactCTGAGGGAAATTCTGTTTGGCTGGCGAAAGTTGAATTCAAACCCAAGGTCCTCCATGCTTTTATTCTTCTGACCAACAGATGAAAGCATGGGTTCTTTTAGCCCAGGTAAAGCAAATAAGCATGTACGAAACTTCTAGATTTTAAACTAAATACTTTATAATTATGAAGTTGCTGCTATTTGGGCATTTTTGTCTCCCACATAAGCTAATAGTACAGTTCTCGAGGGAGGCAATTTTATCCTCACCGCAGGAGACATTTGGCgatatctggagatatttttgctTGTCACAACGGGACATAAGGCGGAGGGGTTGCTTCAGGTATCGGTggatagaggccagggatgctgctaaatgtCCTGTGATGCAGGGGACAGCCAAGAAATATATGACCGCAAATGACAGTAGTATCAAGGCTGAGAAATTCTGTTCTAAAATGAACCCATTACAATCCATGCCAGCCCTAAAAGACAGGAACTGTTATGTCCATTTTTTAGATGAGGAGCCTGAGGCCCAGGAAGGTTAACGGCTCACCTATGGCCACACGGTTGGTAAATGGCAGAGGCAGGAGTCCGAGTAGGGGAAGTGGCTCCAGAGTCCATGCTGTTCACCATTACCCTATGGCGTCTCCCACTGCAGCCTCCCAAGTTCATGCCCACGGGCCTTTGATGTAGGCAGGCGAATGCCACTGGTGCCTACTGGGCCTGCTTTACCAGCATGTGCTCACAGCCTCTGGGGTGAACATAACAGGGTCTGAGCCCATGGGGTGACTCTAGGTCAAGTCCACGAGTGTTACATGGGTTCAGATCTGTCCAGACAACTCTACCTGTGTGAGCAGTTGAGAGTGGGCTGAGGCACGGAGGTGTGGCCCAATCCTATGATCCCTCTAGTACTCAGCATACAGAGGCCCTGGGCTGCTGGTGGTCCAGGGCTTATCCCAAGGGTTTACAGTAGGACAATGCCTCTACATTAGCTCCTGGCATGCGTTATTAATTTACTTGTGGTAATTAATAAAAAGCCAGACATCACCTCATTGATGTCTCATCTAAGTGCCTCTCATTTAGTCTaatgagcaattttttttctccttgtcctCTTTTAAGTGGTGACTGGCTTGTGGGAGTAGGTGGTCCACCAGGGGCTCTGCCATCAGAAGGGGTCCGTGGGACTGACAGAGGTGGGGACCCACTGCCTTTTTAAAGGGAGCGCTCTTGTGATTGTGTGCAACCATCAGTGCAGATGGTTTTAATTTACCTGGTCTCCCGCGAGACTCACGGCTCAATGAGGACCTTCAGCCAGATGCTGCAAGAAGTACTGTCACACTCAGTTTCAAATTATGCATGGGGGGCAGGGATGTGTCGCATCGTACCTCCCCTGCTTCCCCAGTGATGTATGGTGCCTCTCTGGCTTTAACAGGAGCCATGCTTAAGAGAGCTGGTGTGTGCACGCCGTCAAGTGTGGCTATCTGTGCCCAGCACCTTCTCATTTGGGTGTAGATGACCTTTGACTTTTTGGCAGATGTTTCAACTCAGTTTGCTCCATGTTGGTCTTTCCCCGTACTTCTTCTCTGCTTTATGGGTGGGAACCAGCCCTGTTTAGAGTCCAGTGACTTCAACAGCTCAGGAAGAACTCGACTCGTCCAGACCAGCTTGGCATTGCTGCTACATACTTGGGAATCTGGAGGAACCCTTATTTTAATGTGGCTTCCAGCACTGCACACATAGTCAGAGTTGTAATACATTACAAATGACCACATCTGACACCATGCTGCGTGTAGAGTCAGTTCTGAGAATAACAATATGCTCAATGGAACGTGCAgatatattttactcattttgttGTCTTTTCTTTATAATAACCCTAGCTTGACCTAAATGTTGACCCTACAGTGTCCTTAGATCTATAGTCCTAGATACCTAGAATTGGTCTAGCAAACTTAGGAAGATTATAATAGGCTTATAATGTCCTGAAATCAGAGAGTCCGAGAATCTTGGAATTGGAGAGGATGCAAAGGGTAATCTAATCTAGCCAGTGCAACGGAAGACTACTGGTAAACCCGGGTTCTGGAGATGGGGTCTGGCTGGATCTTGTCTCTGCCATTTATGAACCATGTGGAAAGCTtctcaggttcctcatctgtaaaatgggacaaagTACTTCATGAGGTACTTCTGAGAATTAAGTGACTTAAGAGTAGCCCTTGGTGCACAACATTCAGTAAAAGCTGGCTTCAGACC of Saccopteryx bilineata isolate mSacBil1 chromosome 1, mSacBil1_pri_phased_curated, whole genome shotgun sequence contains these proteins:
- the TIMP3 gene encoding metalloproteinase inhibitor 3: MTPWLGLVVLLGSWSLGDWGAEACTCSPSHPQDAFCNSDIVIRARVVGKKLVKEGPFGTLVYTIKQMKMYRGFSKMPHVQYIHTEASESLCGVKLEVNKYQYLLTGRIYDGKVYIGLCNFVERWDQLTISQRKGLNYRYHLGCNCKIKSCYYLPCFVSSKNECLWTDMLSNFGYPGYQSKHYACIRQKGGYCSWYRGWAPPDKSIINATDP